The [Pseudomonas] carboxydohydrogena genome includes a window with the following:
- a CDS encoding amidase, translating to MVSVYEQTQAALRVIKAREPEVRAWIHLDEESALEAARAIDRRAAGGELYGVILAAKDIFETADMPTAFGSPIYKDYRPVKDAAVVAKLREKGALILGKTYSTEFAAAFPTPTRNPHNLDHTPGGSSSGSAAAVASGMVRVALGTQTLGSIIRPASYCGIVGFKPTYGRVSRSGVLNLSETLDTIGFLGATLDDVAQVFYSLVDETAPAGIPHERKPRFAFCKGPGWDDANADVQSRIGRYVDSLREEGACIETLDLRSTLSEVLRAVQSVHDAEAYRNFTWERTQHFDLLSAAFQKILSRGEAVTREAYERALIVGEVGRVHMQKVFENFDGLITLSATQEAPRGLASTGSPSMNAAWTFLRGPCVSLPKLKSANGLSVGIQLIGKPFDDSHLLGCARWLDARCPET from the coding sequence ATGGTCTCTGTTTATGAGCAAACCCAGGCAGCGCTTCGCGTCATAAAGGCGCGGGAGCCTGAAGTCCGTGCGTGGATCCACCTGGATGAAGAATCGGCTCTGGAAGCGGCAAGGGCGATTGACCGGCGCGCGGCTGGCGGGGAGCTATACGGAGTCATCCTTGCGGCCAAGGATATTTTTGAGACGGCGGACATGCCGACGGCATTTGGCTCGCCGATCTACAAAGATTACAGGCCGGTCAAAGACGCGGCGGTGGTCGCAAAGCTGCGCGAAAAGGGCGCCCTGATATTAGGGAAGACGTATTCGACCGAGTTTGCCGCGGCATTTCCGACACCAACAAGAAATCCGCATAACCTCGATCACACGCCGGGCGGATCATCAAGCGGCTCCGCGGCTGCCGTAGCCTCGGGGATGGTGCGTGTGGCGCTGGGAACGCAGACGCTGGGGTCGATCATTCGGCCGGCTTCTTACTGCGGGATCGTCGGCTTTAAGCCTACATATGGAAGAGTCAGCAGATCCGGCGTGCTGAATCTGTCGGAGACGCTCGATACCATCGGCTTTCTGGGGGCGACCTTGGACGATGTCGCGCAGGTGTTTTATTCACTTGTGGACGAGACTGCGCCTGCCGGAATCCCTCATGAAAGGAAGCCTCGTTTTGCCTTTTGTAAGGGACCAGGCTGGGATGATGCGAATGCCGATGTCCAATCTCGTATAGGCAGATACGTGGACAGCCTCCGGGAGGAAGGCGCTTGCATTGAAACCCTGGATTTGCGCTCGACATTATCGGAAGTCTTGCGAGCGGTTCAAAGCGTTCACGATGCCGAAGCGTATCGAAATTTCACCTGGGAGCGCACCCAACATTTCGATCTTTTGAGTGCTGCATTCCAGAAGATTTTGAGCAGGGGAGAGGCTGTTACCCGGGAGGCATATGAGCGTGCGCTGATCGTTGGTGAAGTCGGGCGAGTGCACATGCAAAAAGTCTTCGAGAACTTTGATGGGTTGATTACCTTGTCCGCCACTCAAGAGGCGCCGAGAGGTCTGGCATCGACCGGCTCGCCGAGCATGAATGCGGCCTGGACGTTTTTGCGGGGGCCGTGTGTGTCCTTGCCGAAGCTGAAATCGGCAAATGGTCTTTCGGTCGGCATCCAGCTTATAGGTAAACCCTTTGATGATAGCCATTTGCTGGGCTGTGCCCGCTGGCTCGATGCGCGATGTCCAGAGACATGA
- a CDS encoding SDR family NAD(P)-dependent oxidoreductase — MRLKDKVAIVTGGASGIGKAMCKAFAAEGAAVVVVDLDGQKGKDAAKEIGGKSISLQADVTSSASMNKMAEEVDREFGRIDILVNNVGVRITKPFLEHTDADWNTMIQTNLTGPFLCSRAVVPFMKRAGRGRIINTASIASFVGRPNRVAYVSAKSGLLGMTRAMAIDLGPLGITCNAIAPGSINSPMNAAQAADAEHDWGKETPMGRWGTAEDIANAAVFLALDESGYITGAELKVDGGWVSTKARAGELAN; from the coding sequence ATGCGTCTGAAGGATAAAGTGGCAATCGTGACGGGCGGCGCCAGCGGTATCGGCAAGGCCATGTGCAAGGCATTTGCCGCAGAAGGTGCGGCTGTCGTTGTGGTCGATCTTGATGGGCAAAAAGGCAAGGATGCGGCAAAGGAAATCGGCGGAAAGAGCATCAGCCTGCAAGCCGACGTGACAAGCTCTGCGTCCATGAACAAGATGGCGGAAGAGGTCGATCGGGAATTCGGCCGTATCGACATTCTCGTCAATAATGTTGGCGTGCGAATTACCAAGCCGTTTCTGGAGCACACGGACGCGGACTGGAACACGATGATCCAGACCAACCTCACCGGTCCGTTTCTGTGTTCTCGTGCGGTGGTGCCGTTTATGAAGCGTGCGGGCAGGGGACGGATCATCAACACCGCTTCGATTGCCAGTTTTGTAGGCCGACCAAATCGTGTCGCGTACGTTTCGGCAAAATCCGGTCTTCTCGGCATGACACGGGCCATGGCGATCGATCTCGGTCCTCTTGGCATTACCTGTAACGCGATTGCTCCTGGCTCTATCAATTCGCCAATGAATGCCGCTCAAGCGGCGGACGCGGAGCATGATTGGGGTAAGGAGACGCCGATGGGACGCTGGGGAACAGCGGAAGACATCGCAAACGCAGCAGTGTTTTTGGCGCTTGATGAATCGGGCTATATCACCGGTGCTGAATTAAAAGTTGACGGCGGGTGGGTTTCCACCAAAGCGAGGGCGGGCGAACTGGCGAATTGA